The sequence below is a genomic window from Streptococcus oralis.
AATTGTTCACCTTTCGCTCCACTTCCATTATAGAATTTTCCTGACTACTATAGGATTGACTAACTTCTCATGATTCGTTGTTACCATGCTTTCAGCTCTCATCAGAACCTCACATCAATAGATCAGTCGTACATCTTTTCTCGTAGACTCTCGTGATTTAAATATATGGATTAGGTATACCTATTTGTACTTTAGAGTGTGAAGCCACTTTATTCTCTAAACGTGTCTTACTATAACATTCCTGTTCTTTAAGCCACGATTTCGCTATGCCTTCTTCTCCCCGCTAGCTCACGATAGTCAGGTTTGAGAATCGCTATTGAATTCACTGGTAGCGGATGCACACGGAGGACTTACACATCAAATAAACGTCATGCCCGTCGTACTCAAAAAAGAAAGGACAAAATTAGTCCTTTCTCGATCTTAGCTTTTCTTCAACTCACTACAGTTGACAATGAGCCAAAGGATAGTTAATAACCTATTGAAGTGTCAAATGTTGCTAACTCCATTTATCTTCAAATTTAAATAGACACATTATCGGAGTTATCAGTAAGAAAAAATCTAACCAATTCAGATAATTCATAATATAGGATATAATACCAGCCATAACGAAAAGGTACAAAGCTGTACGATATCCTCTCTTTGGGTTTTTATCAGCCTTGGTGTTAAAAATAATGTACACACAACAAATTGCAATGAGTATAAGCTGAATCATAGTTTCATTTAACATATTAATACCCATTCCTTTGTTAAACTATTTTGGGGGTCTCAATCCAAAAGCTAAAATGCCACCTACTATAGCGCCCCCTGTTGCGCAAATCAAGTAAGCTTGAGGGCCTCCAGCAATACAAGATTGTCCTGCCTGAAATGCACCCGACAAGGCTCCTACAACTACATCTCCTCCCAATCCACCTCCAGAAATATTACTTAATTCTTGATTATCTACTATTTTGTAATCAAACATAATTTCTACTCACTTCTATGGCCAAATATTATCAGCAATTGCAGTAAAAGCACCACCAAGTTTAGCTCCAGCCCAAGCACAGCCAGCAGTCATAGCCCATGCGGAACCACCAGTAAGGAGTCCTCCTACCGTACACATAGCAACTCCGATACCTGCTCCATAGACAGCTCCTTTTCCTACTGTTCCCCAATCAGTTCCTCCCTCAATGCTAGCCAGCATTTCAGTATCCATAATCTTAAATTGTTCCATCATTTTTGTATTCATATCGTATATAACTTTTCAGTTACGGAACAAGTTTAATATAAAAATTATCAAAAAAACATAGGCAATGAAGAGAAAAAATAATTTATCATAGATTAGAAATAATATGACAAAACAATTCAATGATGTTAATTCAATAGTCTTTTGTTTTTTATCAGAGGTACTTATAGATAGATAAATAAGATATGTTTGGAAAGCGAAGAGAATAATATAGAATATAGCCTTCATAAAATATATCTTCCATTTTTATGATGTAGCACTATAGGCTAAATATCCACAAATCAATGCTCCTCCAATTCCTCCTATTGCAGCGCCCCATGGTCCTAGAAACTTCCCATATTTCACTCCACCCGCTGCACAACCTAAAGCAGCAACTACAGCCGCTCCTCCGGAATTACCTCCATAAATCTCACTTAACATTGTTTCATCTACATTATAATAAGTATTCATACAAATCTCCTTTTATCAAAATCCACCCGTTGCACCTGTTACTCCTGCCCAAAGAGCCACACCAAATTTAGCTCCTATGTATCCACATGCTCCCATAAATGGCGCTCCAACACCACTCGCAGCACAAATGGCTGTTCCTAAGCCCCAGCCACCAAAAGCTGCACCACCACCTTCTAAGACATTAGTTTGCCAATTATTCTTGCCTCCTTCAATACTGGATAACATAGTTATATCCATTTCATGAAATTGTTCTATCATTTTTGTATCCATAACAAATACTCCTTTTTATTTTTAATTTTTTTCCTGTTGTAACTTTGACAAGTTTAGTATATCATCGTTTATTAATTTTTTTCATCCAAATCTTGAATTGTCATCGAAACGTCTTGAATTGTTAAAAAATTTAAAAAGCAAGCATTAAAAACATACTTGCCCTT
It includes:
- a CDS encoding Blp family class II bacteriocin, which produces MFDYKIVDNQELSNISGGGLGGDVVVGALSGAFQAGQSCIAGGPQAYLICATGGAIVGGILAFGLRPPK
- a CDS encoding Blp family class II bacteriocin yields the protein MNTKMMEQFKIMDTEMLASIEGGTDWGTVGKGAVYGAGIGVAMCTVGGLLTGGSAWAMTAGCAWAGAKLGGAFTAIADNIWP
- a CDS encoding Blp family class II bacteriocin, which produces MNTYYNVDETMLSEIYGGNSGGAAVVAALGCAAGGVKYGKFLGPWGAAIGGIGGALICGYLAYSATS
- the blpM gene encoding two-peptide bacteriocin subunit BlpM, giving the protein MDTKMIEQFHEMDITMLSSIEGGKNNWQTNVLEGGGAAFGGWGLGTAICAASGVGAPFMGACGYIGAKFGVALWAGVTGATGGF